The Malus domestica chromosome 10, GDT2T_hap1 nucleotide sequence TACTTAAAAGTAAAGCTTTCCAAAAACCACCTCCAGCAACGAGGGGTTAAGACActccaaaagaaaaatatgtgaGCAAGTAAAGAGGACAATCCTTGTGTGCATGGGAAGATCAACTTGATGGCTAACTTATCAAACACGAAACAGGATGCACAATGCACAAAGATTGATTCATGTTAATGTATCTCAATGGTCTAAAGTGAACCATTTGATGTGTCTTGGCATCATAAAATTATGATTGAAAATGAAGGGCAACAACCTGCCTCTGAGCTGATAATCTCTTTTATTACTGTATATACGAATTATTCAAGAGTACAAAATCAGATGACATATTACGCAATATAACACGGAAATGAAAGGTAACTAATAACTATTATCAGACTTAGTCCTATTTACAATAAACTCAGAACAGGAACAAGCATGACAAAGCAGTGATAGAAACGATGGCTAAGGTAGCAATAATTGAACCTCGGTCAAATGATCTTTCCAAGCTTCCTATTCGTGAGAAGTGCTGGAAAGCCAAATATGCTGCAATGACCAGTGAAATAATAGCACCTTCTTGTCTTCCCCTGCCAATggaacaaattgaaaaataagaaCCGAGAAAATCACAGATAGTTGGGCAAAGTTGGTCTTAAACAATGCATTTGCACACCTGAGTTTTAGAACTTGGTAAGGAGCCACAATCACGAGGAGGAATGCTGTCAATGGCAACTCAAGTTCTCCTGAGAAAGAACAAAATAAGAccatatataatattaattgaCAGAGGATAATTGAAATGGCAACTGCACCACTATATTAACACACCTCAATTTCAAATAAGTAGAAAACAGAACCAAGACTTAGAGAAGAGCAAAGTAGCAAATCAACACATTTAATTTCACATTTTCTTTTATACCTACGATCTGGACATGGTTCAAAAACTTACAAAGTCAGTATACTGAAAATAAGGGCATCTTCAAATACTATAATAGCGATCAAAGACGGGTATATTACAATAAACGGGTTGTTCCCCCTAATGGAATAAAACCAATATAGTTAACTAACCATACCAAAATTATAAACTATTATTCGAGAAACCCAGATAACTCTGCCAATTTAGATTTGTGTGAGAAAACCAGATAACACTCCCCGTTTAGCATTGTCAAGCCTACACTCAAACCAAGGAATCAGAGTTTAGCAGAGAACCTACCAGGAATAAAGAAGAAGAGACGAACAAGAAGGGCTAGGAAGGCAGCCCAGATACCATATTCACCCCTGCAAGCCAAACTCATGAATGTCAGCCAACTTATACATTTAACCTTAGACCGCAAACGTTCCCCACAGGATATCAAACTTTCTAGCAATAAAACACAGCAAACAGAACGAAGACAATAACCCAATTTCTTGAAATGCTTACTTAATCCATGAGACAACGGTAGCTGGCGCTTGTAGGAGAAATAAGGGAACAAGAAATGATTTCTGAACAGCAGTCCCTTTTGCAAGCAACAAAACCCTGGAAATGTGAGAAATTTGAATACCCATTAAAGCATCAATCCATCTCGCTCAACATCTCAATACCGAAAGTAGAAAACTTTCATGGAACCTCGAAAGATAAATTGGAAAAACACCCCacaactttattttttttatacaaaaacacttcaAGGGCTcgattggattaaaaaaaattataaaaagacCTTATCaagtgagaga carries:
- the LOC103446218 gene encoding cold-regulated 413 inner membrane protein 1, chloroplastic-like; the encoded protein is MATLSLSSTSQRKFSLYGVSSRSTTTSKFSAFQPRPAKLSCLLLRSLHRNPLRVSIGGKKEFMAMKGKRRGSGAMCYAAPLSVNSLQWISTISSAVLLLAKGTAVQKSFLVPLFLLQAPATVVSWIKGEYGIWAAFLALLVRLFFFIPGELELPLTAFLLVIVAPYQVLKLRGRQEGAIISLVIAAYLAFQHFSRIGSLERSFDRGSIIATLAIVSITALSCLFLF